CTTCCCCTTATTTTCATTGCCATGGATTTATATCTTTCTCTATTCATTTACTATTCTTTTTAATGGGATCTcaagaaggagagggataagGGAATGTACTTAATTTTGAATTGGAAGACAGCTACACCATTTCAATAGGAATTTTTTGGTGGGGATGGGAGTACAAGGAGAGAATAATGGCAGACTTTACTACCAGATTTGTCGTGGcttttgtttctaattaaaaCTTGTGCAAAAGATACACCCACATAATTGTTATGTTACCTCTTCCTCCATGACATAAGTGAGCAGCTTCCAGTCCCACTCCACTGTCTTGGCATTAGCTGGATGTAGCCTGAAAGTCAAATGACATCAATTAGAATTCTGTAGAGTTCAGTGGAAGAGGCGATGGGATGTGGAAGATGACAGAAACTGAAACCTCCTCTTATCCTTAGTGCCCCTGCCCACCCTTTGAGATGATACCATGTCATCAGAAGGTAGTAGAACTTTCATTATCCACTTCTCTTTTGGAAGGCATTAGTACCCCAATTTTGTCTTGAAGAAATCAATTCTTTATTACTCTAGCCCATTAGCTTTATCTGCCAGGATCCTAGGATGAAGGCTGTGAAGCGTATTTAGCCAATCATGATATTCTATCCTTCAGTTCACAGTAATTGGCTCAAAAATGAGCTCATGTCCTATGTTATACCAATTAAAGCCTACAAGACTCAATTTCAGATTGTAAGGAagtggactctctctctctcataaaagcTGGAGGTTGAGAAGACCACTATGTAGATCCTGAAAAGAGGAGCAAAGCAGGGCTGAAAAATGGATCCCGGGAACCATTCTGAACTGAATTAAGTCTTATTCCTAGGTTTCTAGTAACATGAATAATTAAATTCTCTGTTCTCAGCTGTTAAAGCTAGTTTGGATTGGGTTTCCTGTCACTTGCAAACCAAGTAACACTGGCATACTAAGTCACCCTCTCTAATGGTTGGCTGAATCAAGCTTAGGCATGAGAAAGCTGTGCCCTGAGTCCAGGTTCCCCAGGAGATTCACCAACATCTAAGGTTCATACTGTTGAATTTTCATGAGAAGCATATAGGCCTCCTTCAGGACATCCACGGTCTCAGAGCCACTGAGCAGGATTTTCTGGATGATGTGACCCACAATTTCTCTGGGTGGGTAATGCTGGGGTGACACAAAGTCCATCAAAAACTGCACAGTCCCCAGGGGAAAATTTTCTTCAATGGTGTTTGTTACCATTCTTAGTCTTCGATGAGGAATGGGTTCTAATTTTTGACCCTTACTCTgtagagataaaaagaaagaaattaggatAGGTTTCTACAGACATAAAAACAAGAGGTTCTGAAACAAGTTGAAGACAACAAAATTTTCCATGCATTTGAAATATTcgtaattaaagaataaaaagactgaaaagtctTATCTAAAAAACTTTTAAGGACATGGCAAAAtacttaagttaaaaaataagaattcaaagtTGTACATATAATATGATTGCATCTGTGCTAAAATATAGCatagaaaagaaagtacaaaagagTCAAGAGCTAGCCTAAGTTGATTTTGGAATGAGAGTGAGAAGATAGTTAGGGGTAGTTATGATACTATATCAGATActgaaataaagagataaagaaagatgtttttaaaaaagaatcccaTTTAGTTGATTTACTGTCAACAGTAAATGTTAAGTTGCTTCCCCTACACCCCCTAAAAGTATGTATATAAAAAGACTGGGAGAGAATACGTGAAAAGTGGTTTTCTATTATCTGGGTGGTCGGTGGAATTATGGATGATTTTCCTGTATAtgctcttttgtatttttccataatAGATACATATTACTTTCataaccagaaggaaaaaaacattaaaaagtttttagATATTGGAATATAACAACAACAGTAAgaatattttctgaacatttaaCTTATCCTCGCTTTAATTCTCGCAACAACCTAATAACtacatactattattattcctattttatagataaggaaaaagaTTTGGAGAGTAAGCATTTGTCATGTAACAAATGGCAGAAGCTGATTTCACACATGGGGTGGTACAACCCCAGATTTACCCTCTAAATTCACACTACCTCTAAACAATAAAAccaacaataataaatatatttttgttaaaaatccccattattaaaaaattaaacttgccTATATATAGAAAGGCAACTAAGCCGGAAATACACcaaaattattaacaataataaatgctGACTGATAGCACcataagtaattattttttatatattaaaatgttttatattaagtattattttttaaaatctgagaataagtattaaatttaaaacatcaacCAAAGATTTGACAGCTTATGTATAACAGTAAAACAGTGATGGTTTGAATTGTCCTTTCAGAAAATCTTCTAGAGAAGTCCAGTGAGCGTTCCTTATGTCTCAAATCACCTGAGGGTAACACTTGATCTCACTGATCAAAGATCAATACTGTACTTggcatgtaataaaaattaagagccagagaagagaagaacaaaaaatcTTGCTTTGGTGACCATTTTACTTGTGAGGCACTTTACCTATATTTGAACCTAtataattcatttctttcctaCAAATGTGGACACCTACAAACAAAGTTTACAAATTATTTTGATGCCCATATACTTAAGGGGAACTAATACTTACAGAACATTTCTTTAGGCCTTGAAAGGTGGGTTTGTGCTTTATGTGTTTACTTTTAAGTCAAACAACTTTATGATATGGTCATTATAACTTATTTTAGAGCTAAACCAACAGGAGATTTAAGGCCAATGGCTGGAAAGTGGCAGCATGGGGACTGGCTAAGAAGTTCTGGGAGGAAAATGACCTAGTGAAGAAGTACTTATTAAAAGCCCAAAAGAAATcatgggagagacagaaaagattTACTGGTGAACTCTAGATGGCCAAGGTTCtttaaagtaagaaataaagaaaagaagaaaaatcccttTTTTTGGCCTAACTGCCATCTTTTAACCTAAGCTGTGCTTATACAGAAAGGGAATATGCTATCCCCATTCGCGTCTACTGGCCGCTTTGCTGGTTGTGCAGCACCTATAAAGCACTACAGCCTTGACTAGGGAAACACAAACTCTCTCAAGTCCTCCAAATGCTCTTTATAATGGCCTGATGTATCACCACCCTGAGGCAAAcccacaggaaaaaagagaatgagctAGTGGTTGGGGAGAGTCACTTGGAAGGAGAAGAGATAAAACATAACAGAAGatataacaacaataaaaatgagagaaaaaaaatcagtcttcagACCAAATCAACGTGAATGCTTGATACATACTACGCTGGATTGCTGATTGCTCCAAGAATGCACTGTTTGAATTCCCGGCCTACCTCAAGCCACTCTTCTTAATGTTGAGAATATGGCTATGGACAATGAAAAAATAGCTTCACATTGTAGGACTCAGCCACAATTTTTTCCCTTACATCTGCTAAGAAAAGCATCTGGCTTAGTTCTCATAACTAAATAAAGACCAATGGGAAGTAGCATTCccattaaaatcttaaaattgaaTATCCTCCCCAAAAGTCAGAAAGGAGTAATTTTGGAGGTACCGAAGTGACAAGAGTATCACTATCTCTGTGATACGACAGCAGTAATAAGGGCATCTGCAAGGGAAAAGTATAGGAATTAAAGAGAAGTATTTAATGAAGGCCTATTATGAGTCAGACACTCTAATAGGCACTTTACATATGTTATGTCATTTAATGATCCTGTGAGGTGtgttcttttgtccattttatacCTAGGAAAGCTAGGGCTCAGAAAGGTATAGTGACTTCTACAGTGCCAGCTGCTAACTGTGGGGgtgaaatttgaacccaggtctgtctctACACTAGATGATTCCACAAGaggaggaaagataaaaatactgaatttatcCTGGGCCTGTTCTCTCATGCACGGACTCCTTACAGCAGAGTGACTTCATGCGAGGCCTATACAGAGGACATCTAGTCTCTAGCGGAAGACATGTTAGCTCACCTCTCTTGTGTCTTTATCTGGTATTAGCGTCTGGAAGAAGAGGTGATGCACTGGAGGTCGTAAGAAGTACTTCAGTCTATGCAGGCATGGTCTGTTGTATAACCCACCTTGTGGTGTTTGTGCTTGTACCTGGGCAGACCCGGGGTTAGCAGGCTCTGACAGTGATCTCTCTTTTCTGGCTGGAGTTTCTGTGACAGAAAGCCAAGGAACTTTCTCTAAGGAAGTTTCAGACTGTGGAGACTGTGGGCTGGGAGAGAACCTTGGCGAGGATGGAGCTGAGACTTCCATAGGAGTGTCATGGTTCTGTGTATCATTTTGGAGGGAGTAAGGCCTGTCTCGTGGTAAGTGAGGCAAGTCTCCAAGTGAGTGTGTCATGTCTCCTGGCAAGCATGGCATGGCTCCAGGTGAATGGAGCCCATCTCCTGGGAAGTCTGGGACTTCTCCAGGGGAATGTGGCACACTTTCCGGTGACTGTGGTGCATTTCCTGGTGACTGTGGCATGTCTGCTGGTGACTGGGGCATGTGTCTTGGTGACTGTGGCACATCTCCTGATGACTGTAGCATATCTTGTAAGTGTGCCACATCCTGTGGATAGGATATGTTTTGAGGTGGGCCTGGTACATCTTGACATAGGCCCAGAGAGTCTTGAGGTGGGCACAGTGAGTCTTGAGGTGGGCTGGGTGAGAGCTGAGGTTGCCCTGATGAATCTGGTGGAGGGCTTGGCACATTCTGCTGAGGGCATGGCATATCTTGAGGAGGGTATGGAACTTCTTGAGGCAGGTGAGGTAAAGCTTGTGCTTGGCACTGCACGGTTTGTGATGGGCATGACAAGGCTCGTGGTGGGCATGAGGAGGCTCGTGGTGGACATGGTGAGGCTCGCAGTGGGCATGGCAAGGTTCGCAGTGGGCATGGCAAGGCTTGTGGTGGGCAAGGCACATCTTGCTGTGGGCATGGCAAGGGTGCCCTCTGATTGCTGCTGCTACCATTATTGCTTgttggggagagggagtgaaTATCAGAAGATAGTTGTAGGCTTGCCAAGAAGCCAAGGTCACCTTTGAATGTAGTTGAGCTACAATTTGGCTCTGCTGGATAAACAGAGTCCCCGCTGATGGATGTAGGGGGTTGCGGACCTTCAAATGTGGTTTCTTCCAAAAGGTCCAAATCCACAGGATCGCTGTTAATGATTCTCCGTGCTGCAGGCCAAGAGCTTCTGTCGGCCCGCCCTTCCATCACCTCTTTGCTGGAGAGACTGGCACATGTCTGAAGACTGGTTGGCTCTTTCTGGGAAGGAGCAACAGGTTCTAGAGTCAAGTCAAGAGTGGCAATAGGTCTATTTTCTTCCTCAGTTCTTGTCAGGTCAATCACACAGAGTCCACTGCGATCCTTTGCCCTTGGTCTGGTTTCTCTAGTTAAGTCAATGAAGTCCTGTTAAAGGATTGTGAGAATATAAGAGGTCAAGTAGGGAGTCTTTGCTTTATCTAAGAAGATTTACATCTGAGCTTTTAGATAAACATATTTTACCTTTTTGCTTCACtgataatttatacattttatataagataagcattaatttatttcctttggtcAAAATTTTGCTACTGTCAATACTGTCAATTTCTATACCTTCTTAAATCATCCAAATGCCACACGGATATAATTAAGGGCACAGTGGGAAATTTTTTCTGATCCAAGGTAAACAGGAGAGTAGTAGGGAAGATTTCAACCTTAAGTCACAAGCGAAAGAGCAACCTTTGTTTCAAAAAGCAAATACACAGGATAATTTACAACAGAAACTAAAGAAGAACATAAGAGAAATCTACTATGTACTGAGAACATACTGAGTGCTTTCACGtatctttaattttcacaatatccCTATCAGGTAGGCATTATAATCTCTAGTATACAGATGGGGGAAATGGAGTTTAGAGGGGCTAGGTCATTACCTAAGGATTATACAATTAAGTCACAGAGACAGacattcaaacccaggtctgtttccttcttttctctgtaCAACTTCATTCAATATATAATCAGTTTATAGTCAGATATACAGAGTAATACAATAATGGTTATAAAATCAACAGGGTAAGTCTGAGCCCTAACTAGATTAATTACTGGAAAACCTTCTATCTTTACCTCCATTCCTTGACAAAATGATTAGGCAGTTCATAAATCCTGATGATGCCAGCCAATGGTACTATAATCAATCTCTATGCCATAAGCCTAGAAAAATATTGtactccctttcactctcaaaactGTCTCAGTGTGGATGACAATATCATCCTAATTATTGATCAGTCTCATTGATGAACATGCATGTAAATATCCTCTATAAAGTATTAGCAAATTGattccagtattttaaaaaaaagtttaatttctgATCAGAAGGGCTAGCTAGATACTCTGATtaatcaacataataaaagctagaattgatatataaatgtaaaaacatgGGAGGATATTTAACaagaaaaaccaaccaaaagaaaGCCAATATAGTTACAttagtatcagacaaaatagatttcaatgaaaataacattactagagataaagaggCCCCTGTACAGTAAGACTTATTTCATCAAGATATaataatttcaggggcgcctgggtggctcagtcattaagcgtctgccttcggctcagggcgtgatcccagcgttctgggattgagccccgcattgggctcctctgctgggagcctgcttcttcctctcctcctccccctgcttgtgttccctctctcgctgtctgtctctctctctgtcaaataaataaataaaatctttaaaaaaaagatataataatttcaaaactgtatgcctaggggtgcctgggtggctccattggttaagcgtctgccttcggctcaggtcatgatcccgggctcctgggatggagccccatgtaggactctctgttcagcagggaacctgcttctccttctccctctgcctgtcgctccccctgctcgcactcactctcactctgtcaaataaataaataaataaataaatcttgaaaattgCATGCATAATAACATACTCTtcataaagcaaaaatagataCAGTTACAAGGAGAAACAGGAATATCCACAGTCATTGTGAGAAAttattatgtctttcttttttcaaaatctttaaaaaaatatttatttatttcagagagagagcaggagagagacagcacaagcgggggcagggggaagagggagaatcaggctccctggtgagcagggggcccaacacaggactcaatctcaggaccccgggatcatgacctgagccgaaggcagatgcttaactgactcagccacccaggtgcccctacatgtcTTTCTCAATTGATGGATcatgcaaacaaaaaaaattattatggatACAGAAGATTTGAACACATTTAACAAGCTTCATCTAAAGGACTCAGATAGAATAGTTATTCacaattatatgaaatatttacaaaatttaccACATACCAGGAGTCAAAGTACATCTTAGTCAATGTCAAAAGATTATCACTCAGACCAAAAATTCTCTTAGGTTAGGAAACAATACAAAAAAGTAACCAGGACAAACTCCATACAACTGCAAATTAAGAAGCACAACCAAATAACatataggtcaaagaagaaatcacagaaattagaaaaattttagaactgaacaataacaaaaatactaGGCATTAAAATGTGACATGCGGCAAAAtaactgtagaaaaaaaaattacacttagacatttaattagaaaaggaaaatgggagaaaattaaTGTGCTAAGCACACACCTTTAGATAGCAGGAAAAGGACAGAATACCCCCGAAGAAAGCCGAACAGAGGAAATAGTaacaagagcagaaatgaatgaaacagaacaaacacAGAAGAGAAGCGTAACAATGTCACAggtttgttcttttaaaaagattattaaaattagcAAACATGATAAGAAAATTCAGACAACAAAGGCACAAATAACCAATATTAAGAATGAAAAGGGACAAAATTACAGATGTTTTAAGACAAAAAAGATGAGAAGATGTTATGAACAATTCTATATCAAAAAAAACCTTGGGATCTtggataaaatagataaatccctggaaaaacaaagctgagcaaaactgactcaagaaacTGGGTGATGAGGTATGTGGGGGATCATTACACAGTTTGCtctatttttcatgtttgaaatttaatgaaaagacattttttaagttgacttatgaagaaagaaaaaaattaaaatagcccTTTaaccaataaagaaaagaaatcagtagTTGAAACTTCTTCCTTCAAAAAACTCCAGACCAAGGTGATTTTAAAAGGAGAGTTCTGctaaaaattcaaggaaaaaaatgattctacTTTATATAAGcgatttaaaagaataaaaaatgaagggaTACCTCCAACTCATATTATGACTTAGCATAAACTTGTTCCAAAATCTGAaagtacaagaagaaaatattataagtCATATCACTTCtgtacacatacataaaaatcttGAAACACTATAAACTAAGTCCAGCACAACCTAGGTGAGTCTACCTAGGAATCACACCTAGTTtagtactaaaaaaaattaatataacttGCTGCATAAAGGAGGAAATCATATGATCATGAGGCCAAAAAGCATTTGATAACACATTCAACatccagttttaaaaagaaaaaataaattcttgggCGCCtcgatggctcagttggttaagcatccaactcttgattttggctcaggttgtgatttcggtcctgagatagagctccccccccatcgggctctgcactgtgtgtgagcctgtttaagattctctctctcccactccctctctaaaaaaaaattcccaaaatagAAATAGGAGAAAACATCCTTAACTATTAAAAGTTATTTACAAATCGCATACAGTAAACATTATAGTGAAACACTGAAAACATTCCCGTTAAAATCAGAgcacactggggcacctgggtggctcagttggttaagtgtctgcctttggctttgggtcatgatcccagattcctgCAATGAAGCCCCCcatcgggttctctgctcagcggggagcctgcttctccctctgcctgccgctctgcctatttgtgctctctctctgtcaaataaataaataaaatctttaaaaaaataaataaaaataaaatcaggagcACAACAAAGGCATACCGCCACTAATTCTATCCAGTGCTATACCAACGTTGTACATACAAtgcaggaaaataagaaaaagataaaaaaggtaTAAAGATTAGAAAGAATAAAACCGTCCTTCATGAATAATATGattatttatatggaaaactcaaaataatctatatataaatatcagaATAGGAGCATTTATCATGATTGTTggatataaaaattacatttttttacacTTCAACAACAGTCCCACCATGTTGCATAACTCCCACATCACACAACTTCAGGGGAAATCATTCATATATTCTACATGAATTGTAACCTCTAGGGCAAAATTCTGGGCAATCCACACAGCAACACAAAAAACCTTATATACAggtatacatatatgttttttaaaatgttttaatttaatttttgtttttaagattttatttatttatttgacagagagagggagagagcaagagagtacaagcagggggagaggcaggcagaaggagaagcaggctcccctctgagcagggagcccaatgcagaacttgatcccaggaccctgggatcatgacctgagttgaaggcagatgcttaactgactgagccacccaggagtcccatatgtttgtcttttttaaagatttatttattttacagagagagcgagcaggaggaaggtgcagagggagagagagtcttaagcagattctatgctgagcatggagcctgataccAGACTCATGAgatcatctcatgaccctgagatcaccacctgagccgaaatcaagtcagttgcttaacctactgagccacccaggcgccccaacacgtatgctatatatataattatgaatgtatatgtgtatgtatgtatgtatacccatacatgcacgcacatgcatacacacacacacatacacacacacacacactacatgtGGTAGTTATTTTTGTGGGTTGCCAAACATTTCCAGTTATTTCCTTAATGGTACATGGTAGACTGTACTTCCTGAATCCTAAGATTAGGTGGGATTATGTGATTAATTCTGCCCAATAAATTATGAGTAGAAGTAACATGTATTACTTCTAGGCTGGGCCTTTTAATTTCTGGATGCAGACACTGCAAAAGCTTTCTTTTCCATCTGATACGTCTCATGGCCATGTTTAAGATAGTGGCAGCTCTGTCAACCTGTGTCCCCACATGACTATGATATGCAGAcatccctcttcctctacccaaCCTGCAACGGACAGGTAGTagcatacatgaaaataaaccTTGTTTTCAGCCACAGTACAACTCAGCTTTTCCTGACAAACACAGTACCTGGGAACAAATTTAACAAGAGATATGGAGGACCTGTGTGAAAAAATACTCCAGAAGTGTACTGAAGAACACTAAAGTAggcctaaataaatgaatgtatataCCAttgttcatgaattagaagactcAATGTCATAAATATTccaattctctccaaattgatatATGAATTCAATACGATTTGAAAGTCTGAACAGGTTTTATTGAAGAACTTGAGAAGTTAACTCTAAAATAtgaatggaaacacaaaagaccaagAATAGCCAAGAGCCTTCTAAAGAAGACAGTGTGGAACTGACACTAGACAGTCAAACAGATAAATGGCACAGGAGAGCAAGTTCACAAATAGACCTATACATACGGGAAAATCTGATTTATGTCAGAGGTGGTAttaaagatgagaaggaaaaggatgaaGCTTTCAATTAATGGTACTGGTTAtccatttggggggaaaaatgaaatcagatcTTAACTTCATGCCAAAATCATAAATCAATTTCAGATTTATTAAAgacttaattaaaatgaaaaaccccaactaaaaattttttagaaaaaaacctGAGAGAATATCTTTATAATCTTTGTGTAAGGAAGAATTTCCTGAGATACAAAGTATAAGCcataaaagaatatgtgaccacatTAAAATTAGGAATCTGTTTATCAAAAACAGCATAAAGTTGTAAGACAAACCACAAACTAGAAGGTTCTTGGCCGTCTGATTTGGGAATAGTATgtagagataaaaataattaaatccacATGCAATAacattgattaattttataaacataatattgagggcaaaagaaaaacaaaagagaataacATACGATTCTGTGCTATTATGATATACGATAGTCCCCCACCCTGCCTgcaggggatacattccaagacccacAGTGAATGTCTAAAATCACAGATGGTACTGAAACCTATATACAGTTTTctctatacatatatacctatgataaaatttatttgataaattagGCAAAGTAAGAGATCAACAACCATAActgataataaaatgaaataattataacaatatgctgtaataaaagttatgtgaatgtggtttctctcaaaatatcttgtaCTACACTCATCCTTCTTGTGATGGTACAAGGATAAAATGCCTGTGAtgaagatgaagtgaggtgaatgacagaTATAGGCATTGTGATGGGAGTGTTAGGCTACTACCAACCTTCTAATGATATGTCCGAAGGGGGTGATCTGCTTAGAAACTGCAGTTGACTCTGGGTCTTTGAAACCTGGGAAGGGGAAACCGCAGATAAGAGCGGACTACTGTCTGGGTTCCAGGCAGAACTCCAGTAAACCCTGGTCATTTGCTGAGTCATGGGGTCAgaggagtgtcttttgttattcataagcccctttcaaccatacCTCAGTTTGCTAATGACTTGACTGAAGACTGAAAGCCCCTAGTCGCTTCAGGATTGGGGCTAGTTGCTACAGGAACCAACCATGTGTTTAGAGGGTTAGAATTTTCAGGCCCACTCCTTCAGTCTCTGGGGAGGTGAGAGGAGCTGGAGATTGAGGTAATCACCAACAGCTAATAATTTTAATCAATCTGATGTATGTCATAGAGCATTCGTAAAAGTCCTCAACAACAAtcttggagagcttccaggttggtaaaTGCATCTATGTACAAGTAGGGAGGTGTACCCCAAACTCCagggggacagaagctcctgtacTCAGCACCCTTCTGGACCTTGCCCTATgtacctcttcatctggctgttcatttgcATCCTTTATAATAAAGTGGTAATAGTAAGtaaagtgtttccctgagttctgcgAGCTATTATTATCAAAACTTAGAAAGGGAGTCATGGGAACCCCCAATTTGTAGCCAAGTTGGACAGAACAGTGGGTAACCAGGGCCAACTACTTGCAATTGGCATCCTAAGTGGTGGGGGCAGTCATGTGGGGCTGAGCCCTTAACTTGGGGTTCTGCACTAACTCCAGGtagtatcagaattgagttaGATTGTAGGATACCCAGTTGATGTCAAGAGAGCTGGAGAATTAGCTGGTGTAGGGAAAACTCCCCACACATTTGGTGGCAGAAGTGATGTGAACAGAGAAAGTGTTTTCATTtagattccattcatataaagttcaaaaataggcaaaagtaaAGTGTATTATttagatacatacatacagataGTAAAACTGTAGAGAAAAGCAAGTGATCACCATGAAAATCAGGAAGTAGTTGGGAGGAGGGGGGTAGGAAGGCATGGAGGTAGAATACACATTGAACCAAGAAACATATCTAGGGCTTTCATAATACTGTCAATATGGCTGCATGGTATTTAACTTAGTTTGTTCTGTATGTTTGCTTTAtacattccccccacccctgcgtATTTGTGTGTGTTATAGATCtctatacacatatttttttttaaagattttatttatttacttgacagagatagagacagccagcgagagagggaacacaagcagggggagtgggagaggaagaagcaggttcatagcggaggagcctgatgtgggactcgatcccgtaacgccgggatcacgccctgagccgaaggcagacgcctaaccgctgtgccacccaggcgcccctctatacacatattttaatagaagaaagtTAAAAGGTCTGA
The Ailuropoda melanoleuca isolate Jingjing chromosome 3, ASM200744v2, whole genome shotgun sequence DNA segment above includes these coding regions:
- the SIMC1 gene encoding SUMO-interacting motif-containing protein 1, which gives rise to MEDFIDLTRETRPRAKDRSGLCVIDLTRTEEENRPIATLDLTLEPVAPSQKEPTSLQTCASLSSKEVMEGRADRSSWPAARRIINSDPVDLDLLEETTFEGPQPPTSISGDSVYPAEPNCSSTTFKGDLGFLASLQLSSDIHSLSPTSNNGSSSNQRAPLPCPQQDVPCPPQALPCPLRTLPCPLRASPCPPRASSCPPRALSCPSQTVQCQAQALPHLPQEVPYPPQDMPCPQQNVPSPPPDSSGQPQLSPSPPQDSLCPPQDSLGLCQDVPGPPQNISYPQDVAHLQDMLQSSGDVPQSPRHMPQSPADMPQSPGNAPQSPESVPHSPGEVPDFPGDGLHSPGAMPCLPGDMTHSLGDLPHLPRDRPYSLQNDTQNHDTPMEVSAPSSPRFSPSPQSPQSETSLEKVPWLSVTETPARKERSLSEPANPGSAQVQAQTPQGGLYNRPCLHRLKYFLRPPVHHLFFQTLIPDKDTRESKGQKLEPIPHRRLRMVTNTIEENFPLGTVQFLMDFVSPQHYPPREIVGHIIQKILLSGSETVDVLKEAYMLLMKIQQLHPANAKTVEWDWKLLTYVMEEEGQNLPGRVLFVRYVVQTLEDDFQQILRRQRQHLQQSIASTVLSCDKQPHNVRDVIKWLVKVVTEDGLTQPPNGNQTSSGTGILKASSSHPSPQPNLTKNTSQLIVCQLQRMLSIAVEVDRTPTCSSNKIAEMMFGFVLDIPERSQREMFFTTMESHLLRCKVLEIIFLHSCETPTRLPLSLAQALYFLNNSTSLLKCQSDKTQWQMWDELVEHLQFLLSSYQHVLREHLRSSVIDRKDLIIQRIKPKPQHGDDITAVDVERQIEAFRRRLTQMLGEPLAPQLQDKVHLLKLLLFYAADLNPDAEPSPENRSGP